A single region of the Undibacterium piscinae genome encodes:
- a CDS encoding HTH domain-containing protein: MSRSQRLLDLIQILRRHRYPIAGALLAAELKISLRTLYRDIVSLQEQGAHIEGEAGLGYVLRSGYMLPPTDRI, from the coding sequence ATGTCCCGCTCACAACGCCTGCTCGACCTGATACAAATTTTGCGCCGTCACCGCTACCCGATTGCCGGAGCATTGCTAGCGGCTGAACTCAAAATCAGCCTGCGTACCTTGTATCGAGACATCGTCAGCTTACAAGAACAAGGCGCCCACATCGAGGGCGAGGCGGGCTTGGGTTATGTTCTGCGTTCTGGCTATATGTTGCCGCCTACTGACAGAATCTGA
- a CDS encoding phasin family protein produces MSTIPEQISAAAQTQLATQLAVINTLSHTAFGGIQKIIALNFNTIKQSMANSVAATQQLMAVKGPQELLSVAGAQAQPSIEKLMSYGRELASITGEARAEFLQAVSSTGKTGHGATKIAISAPAATKAKADTKPAAEVSSTAPVAPKPAKATKAVATPVVAKTETKPATKAADKPATKPATTTATKPAVAANTQLPLLAETAAKPAPKAAAVKPADKPADIKPAAAKAAAKPAAVAKPATPVAKPVAPVVAAKAEAAKVAAVKPEVTKPVAAEVTATLAPAATTAPEQSVAAAPVAVSTPATTAASEEAVANKPAITGLPSKAAAKPGFPATGGRPAFKDKSSKATGAKMRVRQ; encoded by the coding sequence ATGTCTACGATTCCGGAACAAATTTCCGCAGCCGCCCAAACCCAATTGGCGACTCAACTCGCTGTCATCAATACGCTTTCCCATACAGCGTTTGGCGGCATACAAAAAATCATCGCCCTCAATTTCAATACCATCAAACAATCGATGGCAAACTCGGTCGCAGCCACACAACAACTGATGGCCGTAAAAGGCCCGCAAGAGTTGTTGTCGGTAGCCGGTGCGCAAGCCCAGCCAAGCATAGAAAAATTGATGTCATATGGACGCGAACTGGCAAGCATCACCGGTGAAGCGCGCGCAGAATTCCTGCAAGCTGTCAGCAGCACCGGCAAAACCGGCCATGGCGCGACCAAGATCGCCATCAGCGCTCCGGCCGCGACTAAAGCCAAAGCGGACACTAAGCCGGCAGCAGAAGTAAGCAGCACCGCTCCGGTAGCGCCAAAACCAGCAAAGGCCACGAAAGCGGTCGCCACACCAGTCGTGGCTAAAACTGAAACCAAGCCAGCCACGAAGGCGGCAGATAAGCCTGCAACTAAGCCAGCAACCACGACTGCAACTAAGCCTGCCGTTGCCGCTAACACGCAATTGCCATTGCTGGCAGAGACCGCCGCCAAGCCGGCACCAAAGGCGGCCGCGGTTAAGCCTGCCGATAAGCCTGCAGACATTAAGCCAGCTGCTGCCAAAGCAGCCGCTAAGCCAGCGGCAGTAGCCAAACCGGCCACGCCTGTCGCCAAACCAGTTGCACCTGTGGTTGCCGCTAAGGCCGAAGCAGCCAAGGTCGCAGCGGTCAAACCCGAAGTGACAAAACCGGTAGCTGCCGAAGTAACGGCAACTCTGGCACCGGCAGCGACGACAGCACCAGAGCAGTCAGTTGCTGCCGCGCCAGTTGCCGTATCTACTCCTGCGACGACTGCAGCAAGTGAAGAAGCCGTCGCCAACAAGCCAGCCATCACCGGACTGCCAAGCAAAGCTGCGGCAAAACCTGGCTTCCCGGCAACTGGCGGCCGTCCTGCATTCAAGGACAAATCAAGCAAGGCTACCGGCGCAAAAATGCGTGTTCGTCAATAA
- a CDS encoding WbuC family cupin fold metalloprotein translates to MNIINQETLSELSQVAAASPRLRKNLNLHASNESRSHRLLNALEPGTYIQPHCHLDAEKDETMIALSGSFGILIFDIDGKVCEKILMTAGQGNLGVTIPTGVFHSMVALEPASVFFESKAGPYVAVADAEKASWAPAEGEPGCAAYLAQMLAHFSAP, encoded by the coding sequence ATCAACATCATTAACCAGGAAACCCTGAGTGAGCTCTCGCAAGTGGCAGCGGCCAGTCCGCGCCTGCGTAAAAACCTCAATCTGCACGCCAGTAATGAATCGCGCAGCCATAGATTGCTCAATGCGCTAGAGCCTGGCACCTATATTCAACCGCATTGCCACCTTGATGCCGAGAAAGATGAAACCATGATTGCCCTGAGCGGTAGTTTTGGCATACTCATTTTTGATATCGATGGCAAGGTGTGCGAGAAAATCCTGATGACGGCTGGGCAGGGCAATCTTGGTGTGACGATACCGACCGGGGTATTTCATAGTATGGTCGCACTGGAACCCGCTTCGGTGTTTTTTGAATCTAAGGCCGGACCGTATGTGGCGGTGGCCGATGCCGAGAAAGCCAGTTGGGCACCCGCCGAAGGTGAGCCAGGGTGCGCTGCTTATCTGGCACAAATGCTGGCACACTTTAGCGCGCCCTAA
- a CDS encoding Hsp20/alpha crystallin family protein, translating into MTSLINRGNIFDDFFRDVAPGFYVRPLHGDPLPTPSQIKLDVKETEREYTVHAEVPGVSKDDIHVSLDGNVVTLRAEIKQQDSSNKDQKILRSERYFGEVSRSFQLPVDIEQSEVFAKYDNGVLTLNLPKKRTSGGVQRIKIE; encoded by the coding sequence ATGACGTCATTGATTAATCGCGGCAATATTTTCGATGATTTTTTTCGAGATGTTGCACCTGGGTTTTATGTTCGGCCTTTGCATGGAGATCCATTGCCAACACCTTCGCAGATCAAACTAGATGTGAAAGAAACTGAGCGCGAATATACCGTGCATGCCGAGGTACCAGGGGTAAGTAAGGACGATATTCATGTCTCACTCGATGGCAACGTAGTGACCCTACGCGCTGAAATAAAACAACAGGATAGTAGCAATAAAGATCAAAAAATCTTACGTAGTGAACGCTATTTTGGCGAGGTCTCGCGCAGTTTTCAACTTCCGGTAGACATAGAGCAAAGCGAAGTTTTTGCTAAATACGATAACGGTGTCTTGACACTCAATTTGCCGAAAAAACGCACTTCCGGTGGCGTGCAACGCATAAAGATTGAGTGA
- a CDS encoding amino acid ABC transporter substrate-binding protein, which translates to MKLLSPYLYCLLLSCLGQNCLAQNAAPILLATHDQAPYGSYLANQRFDGIAVKVVSCVLTRMKQAFVIKVYPWERAQVMAEKAQVDGFFPATLKPERLLWAEATAVIAEQKWVWYLPANTQLDPTSADFKAKAKVGAHFGSNRLKFLQEQGYQVVLTPQTDELLLKAFLLGRADAILAGNLAIAAAMQQSKIPVDTLKTFIHKDQPLHAYFGRRFLETHPDFISQFNAQLSTCR; encoded by the coding sequence ATGAAACTGCTCTCCCCGTATCTTTACTGCCTACTGCTAAGCTGCCTAGGGCAAAATTGCCTGGCGCAGAACGCTGCGCCTATCCTGCTGGCGACCCACGATCAAGCCCCGTACGGCAGCTATTTAGCCAATCAGCGCTTCGATGGTATCGCCGTAAAAGTCGTCTCCTGTGTATTAACCCGCATGAAGCAGGCGTTTGTGATCAAAGTTTACCCCTGGGAGCGGGCTCAGGTAATGGCTGAAAAAGCCCAGGTGGATGGTTTTTTCCCTGCCACTCTCAAACCTGAACGGCTGCTATGGGCCGAGGCAACCGCGGTCATTGCCGAACAAAAATGGGTCTGGTATTTGCCGGCGAATACTCAACTCGATCCCACCTCTGCCGACTTTAAGGCCAAGGCCAAGGTCGGCGCACATTTTGGCTCGAATCGTTTAAAATTTTTGCAGGAACAGGGCTATCAAGTGGTACTGACACCGCAGACCGATGAGTTACTACTGAAAGCCTTCCTGCTGGGGCGCGCAGATGCAATCCTGGCTGGCAATCTGGCAATAGCTGCCGCCATGCAACAATCCAAGATCCCAGTCGATACGCTAAAAACCTTCATCCACAAAGATCAGCCCCTGCATGCGTATTTTGGTCGGCGTTTTTTAGAAACACACCCGGATTTCATATCGCAGTTTAATGCGCAACTAAGCACTTGTCGCTAA
- a CDS encoding GAF domain-containing protein yields the protein MTIKKAPRNIAFHWHLAYFFVGLMVFFALISTWYFQSATERLLLIQARESFESINRSASSQVNEIYSNAARSIELLAEQRLMRATTLKERLDSLPYLVTALRSQASLASIYVGYENGDFFQLRPWRNEAALQTHFQAPPDTAWVAQSIEMAQRESRGTYLFFDQNLQLLERVSKDDYFFDPRQRSWYQSAKASAGVKSGQPYVFFSTGKVGVSISQETGNRLAVVGADVRLETIASRLMEHKGTPDSRFLLLSAQQEVMASNKGLPDLSHVVDGKLILPNLSQFDGRVMGVLRDQYAQRKGSVFSFEAAGDIWEGMIRTISVPGGEELQFWAAAPHAELLAPAIAVRNQSLLINATLLVLGVALAMLLARMASRPLVQLNQEALRIARFDFSQAIKVSARITEIVELASSMDKMKTTIEHFLDLSQALAAETNFQRLLLRIVSDMRTLTQAQGGMIFLADPSERQLDLVHMQWDKQQSGPIVSLSALDRAAEHLHPIVQMLDQQQELQTLSAEQVSRHFGFLSAVGYHACAAATLVNLPLKNKNGELLGVLALLLPSGQTLSVELLAFARALSTTAAIALNTQRLVEEQKTLMNAFIELLAGAIDAKSAYTGGHCQRVPVLTTMLAEAACDIENGPYADFNLNEDEREALRIACWLHDCGKITTPEFVVDKATKLETLYDRIHEVRMRFEVLKRDAQLASLQAQLDGADAATLAPQLAAALAELDEDFAFVAHCNEGGEFMAPEKIARLQQIAQRTWLRTLDDNLGISHEEKARKSTPEGRSEIDLPVLEKLLADKSEHLHQRSARDQMAADNEWGFQMKVPELLYNRGELYNLSVARGTLSEEERYKINEHIVQTIIMLEKLPFPRHLRLVPEIAGGHHEKMDGSGYPKRLKKDEMSPLARMMAIADIFEALTAVDRPYKKGKLLSEAIKIMGFMKKDQHIDGELFELFLSSGVYLVYAQKFMRPEQIDSVDLSPYLKATASNSDSNSDSNSDSNFKVNAA from the coding sequence ATGACTATCAAAAAAGCTCCAAGAAATATTGCCTTTCATTGGCATCTGGCCTATTTTTTCGTCGGGTTGATGGTCTTTTTTGCGCTTATTAGCACCTGGTATTTTCAATCGGCAACCGAACGCTTGCTACTCATACAGGCGCGCGAAAGCTTCGAGAGCATTAATAGAAGTGCCTCCAGCCAAGTCAACGAGATTTATTCAAATGCCGCAAGAAGCATAGAATTATTGGCGGAACAGCGCTTGATGCGCGCCACTACGCTGAAAGAAAGGCTCGATAGTCTGCCTTATCTTGTGACTGCCTTGCGGTCGCAAGCGAGCTTGGCATCGATTTATGTCGGCTACGAAAATGGCGATTTTTTTCAGCTTAGACCTTGGCGCAATGAGGCCGCACTGCAAACACATTTTCAGGCGCCGCCAGATACTGCCTGGGTGGCGCAGAGTATTGAAATGGCTCAGCGTGAAAGCCGTGGGACTTATCTGTTTTTCGATCAAAATTTACAGTTGCTGGAGCGGGTGAGCAAAGACGATTACTTTTTTGATCCGCGTCAAAGGTCCTGGTATCAAAGCGCAAAAGCGAGTGCTGGAGTGAAGAGCGGTCAACCTTACGTATTTTTTTCAACGGGTAAAGTGGGTGTCTCCATTTCTCAGGAAACGGGGAATCGACTAGCCGTGGTCGGTGCCGATGTGCGTTTAGAGACCATCGCCTCGCGTTTAATGGAGCATAAGGGAACACCAGATTCTCGTTTTCTGCTTTTGAGCGCGCAACAAGAGGTCATGGCGAGTAATAAAGGTTTGCCAGACCTGAGTCATGTTGTAGACGGAAAATTAATTTTACCGAATTTGTCGCAATTTGATGGTCGGGTGATGGGCGTGCTGCGTGACCAATATGCGCAACGCAAAGGAAGTGTGTTTAGCTTCGAAGCCGCTGGTGATATCTGGGAGGGCATGATCAGAACTATTTCTGTGCCGGGAGGTGAGGAATTACAATTTTGGGCTGCTGCGCCGCATGCTGAATTACTGGCGCCGGCGATTGCAGTACGCAATCAAAGCCTGCTGATCAATGCCACCTTATTGGTCTTGGGCGTGGCGCTGGCGATGCTGCTGGCGCGTATGGCATCACGACCGCTGGTGCAGCTTAATCAGGAAGCCTTGCGGATCGCCCGTTTTGATTTCAGCCAGGCGATTAAGGTGAGCGCACGCATCACCGAAATTGTCGAACTGGCGAGCTCTATGGATAAAATGAAGACAACCATAGAGCATTTTTTAGACTTATCACAAGCACTGGCTGCTGAAACTAATTTTCAACGCTTACTGCTGCGCATCGTGTCGGACATGCGTACGCTTACTCAGGCGCAGGGAGGGATGATTTTTCTGGCCGACCCTAGCGAGCGGCAACTTGATTTGGTGCACATGCAATGGGATAAGCAGCAATCCGGCCCTATCGTCAGCTTGTCCGCTTTGGATAGAGCGGCAGAGCATTTACATCCCATCGTACAGATGCTAGACCAGCAGCAAGAGTTGCAGACACTGAGTGCGGAACAGGTGAGCCGGCATTTCGGATTTTTAAGCGCAGTGGGGTACCATGCTTGCGCCGCTGCGACACTGGTGAACCTGCCTTTGAAAAATAAAAATGGTGAGTTATTGGGCGTGTTGGCGCTGTTGCTGCCGAGTGGGCAGACGCTCAGTGTCGAGTTGCTGGCGTTTGCCCGCGCCCTATCGACCACGGCTGCCATTGCACTCAACACCCAGCGTCTGGTGGAGGAGCAAAAGACCTTGATGAATGCTTTCATAGAATTATTAGCCGGGGCGATTGATGCTAAGAGTGCCTACACCGGTGGTCATTGTCAACGAGTCCCGGTTCTCACAACGATGTTGGCTGAGGCTGCCTGTGATATCGAAAATGGTCCGTATGCGGACTTTAATCTCAACGAGGATGAGCGCGAAGCCTTGCGTATCGCGTGCTGGCTGCACGATTGCGGCAAAATCACCACGCCCGAATTTGTGGTCGACAAAGCCACCAAACTGGAGACCCTGTATGACCGTATTCATGAAGTGAGAATGCGCTTTGAAGTGCTCAAGCGAGATGCGCAGTTGGCCAGCCTGCAAGCGCAATTAGACGGTGCGGATGCCGCCACGCTGGCACCCCAGCTGGCTGCCGCGCTTGCCGAGCTTGATGAAGATTTCGCGTTTGTGGCACATTGCAACGAGGGCGGAGAATTTATGGCTCCGGAAAAAATAGCGCGACTTCAGCAGATTGCGCAGCGTACATGGCTGCGCACGCTGGATGATAATCTGGGTATTTCGCACGAAGAAAAAGCGCGGAAATCTACCCCCGAGGGGCGCTCTGAAATTGATTTGCCAGTGCTCGAAAAACTGTTGGCGGATAAGTCTGAGCATTTGCATCAGCGCTCGGCGCGCGATCAAATGGCGGCGGACAATGAGTGGGGATTTCAAATGAAAGTTCCTGAGCTGCTGTATAACCGTGGTGAACTCTATAACCTGTCGGTCGCGCGTGGCACTCTGAGCGAAGAAGAACGTTACAAAATTAACGAACATATCGTACAGACGATCATCATGTTGGAGAAGCTGCCTTTCCCTAGGCATTTGCGTCTGGTGCCCGAAATCGCCGGCGGTCACCATGAAAAAATGGATGGCAGCGGTTACCCTAAGAGGCTTAAAAAAGATGAGATGAGCCCATTGGCGCGTATGATGGCGATCGCGGATATTTTTGAAGCGCTTACCGCGGTAGATAGACCTTATAAAAAGGGTAAATTATTATCCGAGGCGATCAAGATTATGGGTTTTATGAAGAAAGATCAGCACATCGACGGCGAATTATTTGAACTGTTTTTAAGTTCTGGCGTGTACCTCGTCTATGCGCAGAAGTTCATGCGTCCGGAACAAATCGACAGTGTAGACCTGAGCCCGTATTTGAAGGCGACAGCAAGTAATAGTGACTCTAATAGTGACTCTAACAGCGACTCTAATTTTAAAGTGAACGCAGCATGA
- a CDS encoding nucleotide pyrophosphohydrolase, translating into MTDQLALSGQTSAQTIAAEQQGVLKLNDIRDQLRVFVAERNWAQFHTPKNLACALSVEAAELLEPFQWLQSGSADELNATTRTAIRHEMADVLNYLVMLADRLEVDLLTAAQEKIALNALKYPIEQVRGDPRKYSDYS; encoded by the coding sequence ATGACAGACCAGTTGGCCTTATCAGGCCAAACATCAGCGCAAACAATTGCAGCTGAGCAGCAGGGCGTACTTAAGCTCAACGATATTCGCGATCAGTTGCGCGTTTTTGTTGCCGAGCGCAACTGGGCACAATTCCATACTCCCAAGAATCTGGCCTGCGCCTTGAGCGTAGAAGCGGCTGAACTATTGGAGCCCTTTCAATGGCTGCAAAGCGGTAGTGCGGATGAGTTGAATGCCACAACGCGCACGGCCATCCGCCACGAAATGGCCGATGTCCTCAATTACCTGGTGATGTTGGCTGATCGTCTTGAGGTCGATTTACTGACAGCAGCACAAGAGAAAATTGCTCTGAATGCGCTCAAGTACCCGATTGAGCAGGTACGTGGCGACCCCAGAAAATATTCAGATTATTCCTGA
- a CDS encoding HAMP domain-containing protein — protein MRWPSFNLRQTLIVGTVIGMLLPALLLMFFQLNHKFEKDVDLRIRAPMSQYANVLSRGLGASIWNMDNKVAQDLIDAVMRNPDVVSITVSNEYGDVFASKHNSAITDKAMLRETREIFYNDARVGQLVLELTTARIERELWSELFSLAASLAAQVLFSIGFIWFLFERRMVQPLLALQAAALRLARGDLKQALHWNRLDEIGSLASGLESMRSDLAKLIAEGEQKTASLQNELLERKRVEQALGLSQEKFSAIFDASPVAMSVSRYNGEHEILEVNNAWCQLFQRERHHVIEKSGSQIGVWAEANDRQRFIETLIRDDAVTGFSAWLKTSELALNILCEISGKVIRLGEQKMLILAFEDITSKHQYESNILALNSSLEQRVSERTQELSKTLERLTVTQSELARAEKMSALGSLVAGISHELNTPIGNSLTVASTLQDHTKNITAEMAGKGLTRSRLDAYIKENRDGTAILTRSLHHAAELITSFKQVAVDQTSEHRRSFNLDATIAEILLTLGPSLRKTSHTVETDIPNDIVMESYPGPLGQVINNLIRNALIHAFEGRQNGLISISAKRQELDQIELRVCDNGVGIAAENLARVFDPFFTTKLGQGGSGLGLNIVYNLVTTALHGSISLDSELGHGCCFSLSIPRVAPNTASQSNESSL, from the coding sequence ATGCGCTGGCCTTCTTTCAATCTCAGACAGACCTTAATCGTCGGCACCGTCATCGGGATGTTGCTGCCGGCCTTGCTCTTGATGTTTTTTCAGTTAAATCACAAATTTGAAAAAGATGTGGATCTGCGCATTCGTGCTCCTATGAGCCAATATGCCAATGTGCTCTCGCGCGGCCTGGGCGCGAGTATCTGGAACATGGATAACAAGGTAGCGCAAGATTTGATCGATGCCGTCATGCGTAATCCCGATGTTGTCAGCATCACCGTCAGCAATGAATACGGCGATGTTTTTGCCAGCAAACACAACAGTGCTATCACTGACAAGGCCATGTTACGTGAGACCCGCGAGATTTTTTACAACGACGCTAGAGTAGGCCAATTGGTACTGGAATTGACCACAGCGCGCATAGAACGCGAATTATGGAGTGAACTATTTAGCCTGGCCGCCTCACTGGCCGCACAAGTATTATTTTCTATCGGGTTTATCTGGTTTTTATTTGAACGTCGCATGGTCCAGCCTTTGCTCGCCTTGCAAGCGGCCGCACTGCGCCTGGCGCGTGGCGATCTCAAGCAGGCGCTGCACTGGAATCGTTTAGACGAAATCGGCTCTCTGGCCTCGGGCTTAGAGAGCATGCGTAGCGATCTGGCCAAACTAATTGCCGAAGGCGAGCAAAAAACCGCCAGCCTACAAAACGAATTACTTGAACGAAAACGGGTAGAGCAAGCGCTTGGCCTCAGTCAAGAAAAATTCAGCGCCATCTTCGATGCCTCCCCGGTGGCGATGTCAGTGTCACGCTACAACGGTGAGCACGAAATACTAGAGGTGAATAATGCCTGGTGCCAGTTATTTCAAAGAGAGCGACACCATGTAATAGAGAAAAGCGGCTCGCAAATTGGGGTTTGGGCCGAAGCAAATGACAGACAGCGATTCATAGAGACACTGATACGCGATGATGCGGTGACTGGTTTTTCTGCCTGGCTGAAAACCTCGGAACTCGCCTTAAATATTTTGTGCGAAATTTCGGGAAAAGTAATCCGTTTAGGCGAGCAAAAAATGTTGATACTGGCTTTTGAAGATATCACCAGCAAGCATCAGTATGAAAGTAATATTTTAGCGCTCAATAGCAGCTTAGAGCAGCGCGTATCCGAAAGAACGCAAGAACTCAGCAAGACCCTGGAACGCCTGACTGTCACCCAAAGCGAACTGGCCAGAGCCGAAAAAATGTCCGCCTTAGGTTCTTTGGTGGCGGGCATCTCGCATGAGCTCAACACCCCGATAGGCAATAGCTTAACCGTGGCCAGCACCTTGCAAGACCACACCAAAAATATCACTGCAGAAATGGCTGGCAAAGGGCTCACTCGTAGCCGTCTCGACGCCTACATCAAAGAAAACCGCGATGGCACCGCCATTTTAACCCGCAGCCTGCATCATGCCGCCGAACTGATCACCAGCTTTAAACAAGTCGCGGTGGATCAAACCAGCGAGCATAGGCGCAGCTTCAATCTGGATGCCACCATCGCCGAAATTCTATTAACTTTAGGACCTAGCTTACGTAAAACTAGTCACACTGTGGAAACCGATATCCCTAACGATATCGTTATGGAGAGCTACCCTGGACCTTTAGGGCAAGTCATCAATAATCTGATACGCAATGCCTTGATCCATGCGTTTGAGGGCAGGCAAAATGGCCTCATTAGCATCAGCGCCAAGCGACAGGAGTTAGACCAGATAGAGTTACGCGTCTGCGATAATGGTGTGGGCATCGCCGCAGAAAATTTAGCCCGGGTGTTCGACCCTTTCTTCACCACAAAACTCGGTCAAGGCGGCAGCGGCCTAGGCTTGAATATTGTGTACAACCTGGTCACCACAGCGCTGCACGGCAGTATCAGTTTAGACAGTGAACTTGGGCATGGCTGTTGTTTTAGCCTTAGTATTCCGCGCGTCGCGCCGAATACGGCAAGCCAATCGAATGAATCTTCGCTTTAA
- a CDS encoding Dabb family protein: MLGHIAAFSHHVLFCLKRPDSSEDRAQLLAALHALAQIEVVRGMHISLPAAPGHDPVVDRNYDLSLLLFFDSIEDEKTYQSHALHQKFIQENAALLGSVRVFDSFSQNSN, from the coding sequence ATGCTTGGGCATATCGCCGCATTTTCCCACCATGTTTTGTTCTGCTTGAAGCGTCCCGATTCGTCGGAAGATCGCGCCCAATTGCTGGCTGCGCTGCATGCACTGGCGCAGATCGAGGTGGTACGCGGCATGCATATTTCTTTACCAGCAGCGCCAGGCCATGATCCTGTGGTCGATAGGAATTACGACCTGTCTTTGCTATTGTTTTTCGATAGCATAGAAGACGAAAAAACATATCAAAGTCATGCTTTGCATCAAAAATTTATTCAGGAAAACGCCGCTTTGCTGGGCTCAGTGCGGGTGTTTGATTCGTTCAGCCAAAACTCAAACTGA
- a CDS encoding glutathione S-transferase family protein gives MYTLFIANKNYSSWSLRPWALMRELGIPFEEKIAPFGSDSNWDEFRSFNPAGKVPCLHASKAVDVVWDSLAIIEYLAERHAGVWPTDGKARTWARCAAAEMHSGFTAIRQTCPMHVGFRIQMPATSAAFNHDIARLNELWNQGLDQFGGPFLAGAKFTAIDAFFAPVVFRAQSYGLALNEKSAAYAQHLLQTNAMQQWQSEALTESWREPGHEQAALAAGNLLADLRA, from the coding sequence ATGTACACACTATTCATCGCAAATAAAAATTATTCCTCCTGGTCCTTGCGTCCTTGGGCGCTGATGCGCGAACTCGGGATTCCTTTCGAAGAAAAAATCGCACCGTTTGGTAGTGACTCTAACTGGGATGAATTCAGAAGCTTTAATCCGGCCGGTAAAGTACCCTGCCTACACGCCAGCAAAGCCGTCGATGTGGTTTGGGATTCACTGGCCATCATAGAATATCTGGCAGAAAGACATGCTGGCGTCTGGCCAACCGATGGCAAGGCACGCACCTGGGCGCGCTGTGCGGCGGCCGAGATGCATAGCGGTTTTACTGCAATCCGCCAAACTTGCCCTATGCATGTAGGTTTCCGGATACAGATGCCTGCCACTAGCGCCGCGTTTAATCACGACATCGCCAGACTCAATGAACTTTGGAACCAAGGTTTGGATCAATTCGGTGGCCCGTTTTTAGCCGGTGCCAAATTCACTGCGATCGATGCCTTCTTCGCTCCGGTGGTATTTCGGGCGCAAAGCTATGGGCTGGCATTAAACGAAAAATCCGCTGCTTACGCCCAGCATCTATTGCAAACCAACGCCATGCAACAATGGCAGAGCGAGGCATTAACAGAATCCTGGCGCGAACCCGGCCACGAGCAAGCCGCCCTAGCAGCCGGCAACTTGCTGGCAGATCTGCGCGCTTAG